In the genome of Neodiprion pinetum isolate iyNeoPine1 chromosome 2, iyNeoPine1.2, whole genome shotgun sequence, one region contains:
- the LOC124212264 gene encoding uncharacterized protein, whose amino-acid sequence MSNSRSVYLHNVYKFQRSILNLEISDAHATIVKYQNILLSLENDILSELPVEVSKKFFDTQYLKLEPAFNAYKTANINKLASLINNKKRLNFNPIDPTSENWLVNLSSTDIPVNVIDVLKMGPKYGIPFKNNRIPTNKLISDFESKISCIPSNSRNTARQDFTNTIKKFINTPAPLNADKNVLHKIKETKIFQNNNQDLLFLKADKGNKTVVMNKLMYEAKMLQQLSNNNSYKVVRYDLTSTLQQEVKKLTSDWVNSKFISNQLRRQIAKTDCLPPRAYGLPKIHKPDTPVRIIVSFTDSPTINLARFLSKCIGNNIIPPSSRIRDSFALVNAIKDLCLPADYILVSLDVISLFTNVPQDLAINAVKQRWHQLVDKIPVPLNELLTNS is encoded by the coding sequence atgtcTAACTCGCGTTCTGTTTACTTACACAATGTATACAAATTTCAAAGGTCGATACTCAACCTTGAGATCAGTGACGCTCACGCGACCATTGTTAAAtaccaaaatattttgttgtcGCTGGAGAATGACATCTTAAGTGAATTACCGGTTgaagtgtcaaaaaaattcttcgacacGCAATACTTGAAATTAGAACCGGCCTTCAACGCTTACAAGACGGCTAACATTAACAAGTTAGCTAGTCTGATCAATAACAAAAAACGACTCAATTTTAATCCAATTGACCCGACCTCTGAAAATTGGTTAGTAAACCTCAGCAGCACTGATATTCCTGTCAATGTTATCGACGTACTAAAAATGGGACCTAAATATGGCATTCCTTTTAAGAATAACCGCATCCCAACCAACAAACTCATATCGGATTTCGAATCAAAGATTTCCTGCATTCCTTCTAATTCTCGAAATACGGCCCGGCAAGATTTCACCAACACAATAAAAAAGTTCATTAACACTCCTGCTCCCCTTAACGCCGATAAGAATGTCCTTCATAAAATCAAGGAAACCAAGATCTTCCAAAACAACAATCAGGACTTGCTTTTCTTGAAGGCGGATAAGggaaacaagactgttgtgATGAACAAACTAATGTACGAGGCTAAAATGTTGCAACAACTATCTAACAATAATTCTTATAAAGTTGTTAGATATGATCTCACCTCTACTTTGCAAcaagaagtaaaaaaactaACATCTGATTGGGTCAATAGCAAATTCATCTCTAATCAACTGAGACGTCAGATTGCAAAAACAGATTGCCTACCACCTAGAGCTTACGGACTACCGAAAATCCACAAACCTGATACACCGGTACGAATTATTGTGTCCTTCACTGATAGTCCGACGATTAATTTGGCTCGCTTCCTTAGTAAATGTATAGGTAATAACATCATACCTCCTTCGTCACGGATTAGAGATAGTTTTGCGTTGGTGAATGCTATTAAGGACCTTTGTCTGCCAGCTGATTATATTTTAGTTTCACTGGATGTTATATCCTTATTCACTAATGTACCACAAGATCTTGCAATTAACGCTGTCAAACAGCGCTGGCATCAGCTGGTGGACAAAATTCCGGTCCCACTTAACGAACTCTTAACGAACTCTTAA